In Ensifer canadensis, a genomic segment contains:
- a CDS encoding methylglyoxal synthase, with translation MADRKCVALIAHDQKKDDLAAFTKANEAVFAQWKIVATGTTGGRVLDVCPSLDITRLKSGPLGGDQQIGAMIATGDIQLLIFFVDPLTAMPHDVDVKALMRLAIVYDIPMALNRATAEQLIDFNHN, from the coding sequence ATGGCGGATCGGAAATGCGTTGCCCTGATCGCTCACGATCAGAAGAAGGATGATCTCGCCGCGTTTACCAAGGCAAACGAAGCGGTCTTCGCGCAATGGAAGATCGTTGCCACGGGCACGACTGGCGGCCGCGTTCTCGATGTTTGTCCCAGCCTCGATATCACGCGCCTGAAAAGCGGTCCGCTCGGCGGCGACCAGCAGATCGGCGCGATGATCGCCACCGGCGATATCCAGCTTCTGATCTTCTTCGTCGATCCGCTGACGGCGATGCCGCACGATGTTGACGTCAAGGCGTTGATGCGGCTTGCGATCGTCTACGATATTCCGATGGCGCTCAATCGCGCAACGGCGGAGCAGTTGATCGACTTCAACCACAACTGA
- a CDS encoding 2-hydroxyacid dehydrogenase: MPSKSSVIIDLKFIPEEVAAALKGAFPDREVINRADAIHDNRDLSDIDYAVVWKSAPDLFERAPDLKVVFSGGAGVDHVLTLPGLPDVPLVRFVDRSLTTRMSEWVVMQCLMHLRQHSTYEALAAKREWRDLSQPEAADITVGIMGMGVLGQDAARKLSALGFKVVGWSRSTKAIDGIETYGGDELDAFLARTDFLVGLLPLTPETRGIFNAGLFAKLSRNGPFGAPVFINGGRGGSQVETDILSSLDSGLLGAASLDVFEQEPLSPESRFWQMPNVYVTPHVAASSDVKALFRHVEQQIARLESGQPLQHVVDKLAGY, translated from the coding sequence ATGCCCTCGAAAAGCTCCGTCATCATCGATCTGAAGTTCATTCCCGAGGAGGTTGCGGCAGCCCTGAAGGGCGCCTTCCCGGACCGGGAGGTGATCAACCGAGCCGATGCCATCCACGACAATCGCGATCTCTCTGATATCGACTATGCCGTGGTGTGGAAATCGGCACCGGACCTTTTCGAGAGAGCGCCGGATCTCAAGGTGGTGTTCTCCGGCGGCGCCGGCGTCGACCATGTCCTGACGCTGCCGGGATTGCCGGATGTGCCGCTTGTGCGCTTCGTCGATCGCAGCCTGACGACACGCATGAGCGAATGGGTGGTGATGCAATGCCTCATGCATCTGCGCCAGCACAGCACCTATGAGGCGCTGGCGGCAAAGCGGGAGTGGCGCGACCTTTCCCAACCCGAGGCGGCGGACATTACCGTCGGCATCATGGGCATGGGCGTGCTTGGACAGGATGCGGCCCGTAAGCTTTCGGCCTTGGGCTTCAAGGTCGTCGGCTGGTCGCGCAGCACGAAGGCGATCGACGGCATCGAGACCTATGGCGGTGACGAGCTGGACGCCTTCCTGGCGCGCACGGACTTCCTGGTTGGCCTGTTGCCGCTGACGCCGGAGACCCGCGGCATCTTCAATGCCGGACTTTTTGCCAAGCTGAGCCGCAACGGCCCCTTTGGCGCCCCGGTCTTCATCAATGGCGGCCGCGGCGGCAGCCAGGTCGAAACCGATATCTTGAGCTCACTCGATTCGGGCCTTCTCGGCGCAGCGTCCCTTGACGTTTTCGAGCAGGAGCCGCTTTCGCCAGAAAGCCGCTTCTGGCAGATGCCGAATGTCTATGTAACGCCGCATGTCGCAGCTTCGTCCGACGTCAAGGCGCTGTTCCGCCACGTCGAACAGCAGATCGCCCGCCTCGAAAGCGGGCAACCTTTGCAGCACGTCGTCGATAAATTAGCCGGCTACTGA
- a CDS encoding microcin C ABC transporter permease YejB has product MGAYILRRLLLMIPTIIGIMAISFTVIQFAPGGPVEQVISDLTNAGGSDRLSGSSGDLMQTGGDQGGQYRGAQGLDPEFIAKLEKQFGFDKPPLERFGTMMWDYIRFDFGESFFRNTSVIDLIKEKMPVSISLGLWILLFSYAISIPLGIKKAVSDGSTFDIWTSGIIIVGYAVPSFLFGILLIVVFAGGSFLDWFPLRGIVSDNFWQLPWWQKILDYFWHMTLPLITLLLSAFATTTLLTKNSFIDEIKKQYVTTARAKGLNDRQVLYGHVFRNAMLIIIAGFPSAFISAFFTGSLLIEYIFSLDGLGRLGYDSVVKRDYPIVFATLFIFSLMGLLVSLLSDLIYTWVDPRIDFERRDV; this is encoded by the coding sequence ATGGGTGCCTATATCCTGCGACGCCTGCTGCTGATGATCCCGACGATCATCGGGATCATGGCGATTTCTTTCACAGTCATTCAGTTTGCGCCCGGCGGACCGGTCGAACAGGTGATTTCGGACCTGACGAACGCCGGCGGCTCCGACCGGCTGAGCGGCAGCAGCGGCGACCTGATGCAGACCGGTGGCGATCAAGGCGGCCAGTACCGAGGCGCCCAGGGGCTCGACCCGGAATTCATCGCCAAGCTCGAAAAACAGTTCGGCTTCGACAAGCCGCCGCTCGAACGCTTCGGCACGATGATGTGGGACTATATCCGCTTCGACTTCGGCGAGAGCTTCTTCCGCAACACGTCGGTCATCGATCTGATCAAGGAGAAGATGCCGGTCTCGATCTCGCTGGGGCTCTGGATCCTGCTGTTTTCCTACGCGATCTCGATCCCGCTCGGCATCAAGAAGGCGGTGTCTGATGGATCGACCTTCGACATCTGGACCTCGGGCATCATCATCGTCGGCTATGCCGTTCCGAGCTTCCTTTTCGGCATCCTGCTGATCGTCGTCTTTGCCGGCGGCTCGTTCCTCGACTGGTTTCCGCTGCGCGGCATCGTTTCCGACAATTTCTGGCAACTGCCCTGGTGGCAGAAGATCCTCGACTACTTCTGGCACATGACGCTGCCGCTGATCACGCTTTTGCTTTCGGCCTTCGCGACAACGACGCTCTTGACCAAGAATTCGTTCATCGACGAGATCAAGAAGCAGTATGTGACGACGGCGCGCGCCAAGGGCCTGAATGACCGTCAGGTGCTCTACGGCCACGTCTTCCGCAACGCTATGCTGATCATCATCGCCGGTTTCCCGAGCGCCTTCATCTCGGCCTTCTTCACCGGTTCGCTGTTGATCGAATATATCTTCTCGCTCGATGGCCTTGGGCGGCTCGGCTATGATTCCGTCGTCAAGCGCGACTATCCGATCGTCTTTGCGACGCTGTTCATCTTCTCGCTGATGGGGCTGCTCGTCAGCCTGCTCTCCGACCTCATCTACACCTGGGTCGATCCGCGCATCGATTTCGAGCGGAGGGACGTGTGA
- a CDS encoding NlpC/P60 family protein, with protein sequence MSTLPDRRLNAYRADLAESRLRGVVEAERYVEGSVARVSVPVTPLRAKPDLACGTDTELLLGESVRVLDTNESWCWVKADLDGYVGYLPEYCLAPVVKSPTHIVSAPRTFVYSGHDLRFPTVYPLSMGSRLSVVDERETRGTRYFLLDGGQAVIANHCIEVGSVVPGDYVSVAARFVETPYLWGGRSGFGIDCSGLVQLSMMMVGKLAPRDSDMQAAGLGTPIAREELRRGDLVFWKGHVALMEDDETLIHANGHTMTVAREGLEASIERIGWLYDQPTGYRRP encoded by the coding sequence ATGTCGACACTTCCCGATCGCCGCCTGAATGCCTATCGAGCCGACCTCGCCGAAAGCCGCCTTCGCGGTGTCGTGGAGGCCGAGCGCTATGTCGAGGGAAGCGTTGCCCGCGTCTCCGTGCCGGTAACGCCGCTCAGGGCAAAGCCCGATCTTGCCTGCGGTACCGATACCGAACTGCTGCTCGGCGAATCGGTTCGGGTGCTCGATACCAACGAGAGCTGGTGCTGGGTGAAGGCGGATCTCGACGGCTATGTCGGCTACCTTCCGGAATATTGCCTTGCGCCGGTGGTCAAGAGCCCGACGCACATCGTCTCGGCCCCGCGCACCTTCGTCTATTCCGGTCATGACTTGCGTTTTCCGACTGTTTATCCGTTGTCGATGGGCAGCCGTCTCAGCGTTGTCGACGAGCGCGAGACCCGTGGCACGCGCTACTTCCTGCTCGACGGCGGCCAGGCGGTGATCGCCAACCATTGCATCGAGGTCGGCAGCGTCGTGCCCGGAGACTATGTCTCGGTTGCCGCCCGCTTCGTCGAAACTCCCTATCTCTGGGGCGGTCGTTCCGGTTTCGGCATTGATTGTTCCGGCCTTGTGCAGCTGTCGATGATGATGGTCGGCAAGCTCGCCCCGCGCGACTCCGACATGCAGGCTGCAGGCTTGGGAACGCCGATCGCCCGTGAGGAGCTTAGGCGCGGCGACCTCGTCTTCTGGAAGGGCCACGTTGCGCTGATGGAAGACGACGAAACGCTGATCCATGCCAACGGCCATACGATGACCGTTGCCCGCGAGGGACTGGAAGCGTCGATCGAACGCATCGGTTGGCTCTACGACCAGCCGACGGGCTATCGCCGCCCTTAA
- the mepA gene encoding penicillin-insensitive murein endopeptidase yields the protein MVAPLQRCGSALLALLLGTSFLIADAARADDTPAKTLFGAKTLPAQMAPSSYGFYAKGCLAGGVAIPTDGPTWQAMRLSRNRRWGHPQMIALIEQFSHDAAEKVGWPGLLLGDISQPRGGPMISGHASHQIGLDADIWLTPMPQRTLTGREREDISATSMLQKNKFLTVDPSIWTPAHARLIMLAASYPQVERVFVNPAIKKKLCDTWNGDRSALGKVRPIYGHDYHFHIRIKCPAGSKTCKDQAAVPAGDGCDKSLAWWFTDEPWAKPKKKPGEKPVKPRLTTMADLPKACTLVLNGPAPATEQDATFGMAYRAASPVPAEQGIEQVIGNAAADLPPADIPVPLARPTLQ from the coding sequence ATGGTTGCTCCACTTCAACGTTGCGGCTCGGCGCTTCTGGCGCTGTTGCTCGGAACGAGTTTCTTGATCGCCGATGCTGCCAGGGCCGACGACACGCCGGCAAAGACGCTTTTCGGCGCCAAGACGCTGCCGGCTCAGATGGCGCCTTCGTCCTATGGCTTCTATGCGAAGGGCTGCCTTGCCGGCGGCGTCGCGATCCCGACGGATGGTCCCACCTGGCAGGCGATGCGGCTGTCGCGCAACCGGCGCTGGGGCCATCCCCAGATGATCGCACTGATCGAACAATTCTCCCATGATGCCGCCGAAAAGGTCGGCTGGCCGGGTCTGCTTCTCGGCGATATCTCGCAGCCGCGTGGCGGACCGATGATCTCCGGCCACGCCTCGCACCAGATCGGTCTCGATGCCGATATCTGGCTGACGCCGATGCCGCAGAGGACGCTGACGGGCCGGGAGCGGGAAGACATCTCCGCAACGTCGATGCTGCAGAAGAACAAGTTTCTGACCGTCGACCCATCGATCTGGACGCCGGCGCATGCCCGGCTGATCATGCTGGCCGCCAGTTACCCGCAGGTCGAACGGGTCTTCGTCAATCCGGCGATCAAGAAGAAGCTCTGCGACACCTGGAACGGTGACCGTTCTGCGCTCGGCAAGGTCCGGCCGATCTATGGCCACGACTACCATTTCCACATCCGCATCAAATGCCCGGCAGGCTCGAAGACCTGCAAGGACCAGGCGGCCGTCCCGGCCGGCGATGGCTGCGACAAATCGCTGGCCTGGTGGTTTACAGATGAACCATGGGCAAAGCCGAAGAAGAAGCCGGGCGAAAAGCCGGTGAAGCCCCGGTTGACGACCATGGCCGATCTGCCGAAGGCCTGCACCCTGGTGCTGAACGGACCGGCCCCGGCCACCGAGCAGGATGCGACCTTCGGCATGGCCTATCGCGCTGCGTCGCCAGTGCCTGCCGAACAGGGCATCGAGCAGGTGATCGGCAATGCCGCAGCCGATTTGCCGCCAGCCGACATTCCCGTTCCCCTGGCGCGCCCGACGCTGCAGTAG
- a CDS encoding ABC transporter ATP-binding protein → MTDPILSVRDLSVAFHQGGNTSLAVDSISFDIKRGETVALVGESGSGKSVSANSILKLLPYPSASHPSGEIHFNGKDLLKASDAELRHVRGNDITMIFQEPMTSLNPLHPIERQIGEILELHQGLEGAAARTRILELLNQVGIREPEKRLGAYPHELSGGQRQRVMIAMALANRPELLIADEPTTALDVTVQAQILELLKTLKDEHGMSMLFITHDLGIVRKIADRVCVMTKGKIVETGPTAEIFANPQHAYTRHLLASEPRGNPPLSDASKPVVMEAADVKVWFPIKAGFLRKVVDHVKAVDGIDLKLRAGQTLGVVGESGSGKTTLGLALTRLISSKGRIAFVGKDIAAYSFREMRPLRNRMQVVFQDPYGSLSPRMSISDIIAEGLKIHESALSDNERDQRVAAALEEVGLDPATRWRYPHEFSGGQRQRIAIARAMVLKPKFVMLDEPTSALDMSVQAQVVDLLRDLQHKHDLAYLFISHDLKVVRALANEMIVMRMGKVVEQGPAERIFNAPQEDYTKALMAAAFNLEAVNLSAIRQ, encoded by the coding sequence ATGACCGATCCCATTCTCTCCGTCCGCGATCTGTCGGTCGCTTTCCATCAGGGCGGTAACACCTCGCTTGCGGTCGATAGCATTTCCTTCGACATCAAGCGCGGCGAAACGGTTGCGCTTGTCGGTGAGTCCGGCTCCGGCAAGTCCGTGTCCGCCAACTCGATTCTGAAGCTCCTGCCCTACCCTTCGGCAAGCCATCCGAGCGGCGAAATCCACTTCAACGGCAAGGACCTGCTGAAGGCCAGCGATGCGGAGCTGCGCCATGTGCGCGGCAACGACATCACGATGATCTTCCAGGAGCCGATGACATCGCTCAATCCGCTGCATCCGATCGAACGGCAGATCGGCGAGATCCTGGAGCTGCATCAGGGACTGGAAGGAGCCGCGGCGCGCACGAGAATTCTCGAGCTCTTGAACCAGGTCGGCATCCGCGAGCCGGAGAAGCGGCTTGGCGCCTATCCTCACGAGCTTTCCGGTGGCCAGCGCCAGCGCGTGATGATCGCCATGGCGCTCGCCAACCGGCCGGAGCTTTTGATCGCCGACGAGCCGACGACGGCGCTCGACGTCACGGTGCAGGCCCAGATCCTCGAACTCTTGAAAACGCTGAAAGACGAGCACGGCATGTCGATGCTGTTCATCACCCATGACCTCGGCATCGTGCGAAAAATCGCCGACAGGGTCTGCGTGATGACCAAGGGCAAGATCGTCGAGACCGGGCCGACCGCCGAGATCTTTGCCAATCCACAGCATGCCTATACCCGCCACCTGCTCGCATCCGAGCCAAGGGGTAACCCGCCGCTTTCGGACGCCTCGAAGCCAGTCGTCATGGAAGCGGCTGATGTGAAGGTTTGGTTTCCGATCAAGGCCGGCTTCCTGCGCAAGGTCGTCGACCACGTGAAGGCGGTCGACGGCATCGACCTTAAGCTGCGCGCCGGCCAGACGCTCGGCGTCGTCGGCGAATCGGGTTCCGGCAAGACGACGCTCGGTCTGGCGCTGACGCGGCTGATATCGTCCAAGGGACGGATCGCCTTCGTCGGCAAGGACATCGCCGCCTACAGCTTCCGCGAAATGCGGCCGCTTCGAAACCGGATGCAGGTCGTCTTCCAGGACCCTTACGGTTCTCTGAGCCCGCGCATGTCGATTTCCGACATCATCGCCGAAGGGCTGAAAATCCACGAGAGCGCGCTGTCGGACAACGAGCGCGATCAACGCGTCGCCGCAGCGCTCGAGGAAGTGGGGCTCGACCCCGCCACCCGCTGGCGCTATCCGCACGAATTCTCCGGCGGCCAACGGCAGCGCATCGCGATTGCGCGTGCGATGGTACTGAAGCCGAAATTCGTGATGCTGGATGAGCCGACCTCGGCGCTCGACATGAGCGTCCAGGCGCAGGTGGTCGACCTGCTGCGCGACCTGCAGCACAAGCACGACCTCGCCTATCTCTTCATCAGCCACGACCTCAAGGTTGTGCGGGCGCTTGCCAACGAGATGATCGTGATGCGCATGGGCAAGGTCGTCGAGCAGGGCCCGGCGGAGCGCATCTTCAATGCGCCGCAGGAGGATTATACCAAGGCCCTGATGGCGGCAGCCTTCAACCTCGAAGCCGTCAACCTGTCCGCCATCCGCCAGTAG
- a CDS encoding leucyl aminopeptidase family protein, translating into MAPYQFIERPSPFNTSAGKTLPIFAVTPAHIETGAIDPIALDWARKAGFKAESGAVLLIPSADGHLGGALFGLGGNPSEAPFLTGKLARALPPGKYHIETAPLTANRLALGYGLGSYRFERYKSAKGEPPTLLIPTDADAADIKRQLAGVFLARDLINTPTNDMGPEALEAAFRALATHYKADVSVISGEALLTQNFPLVHTVGRASAEAPRLLELRWGKKGHKKVTLVGKGVCFDTGGLDIKPASSMLLMKKDMGGAANVMGLALMIMDAKLKVDLRVIIPVVENSISANAFRPGDIYRSRKGLTVQIDNTDAEGRLILADALAYADEEKNELLVDMATLTGAARVALGPDLPPFFTDDAELAQDLSEASLSVDDPMWRMPLHMGYDKDVSARIADLTNAPSGGMAGSITAALFLKRFVTNTKSWVHFDIFGWAQSERPHSPVGGEAQAIRALYQHIGRIAK; encoded by the coding sequence ATGGCCCCCTATCAGTTCATCGAGCGGCCGTCGCCGTTCAACACCAGCGCAGGCAAGACTCTGCCGATCTTCGCGGTCACGCCGGCGCATATCGAAACGGGAGCCATCGATCCGATCGCGCTTGATTGGGCCCGAAAGGCCGGCTTCAAGGCCGAATCGGGCGCGGTCCTTCTGATCCCATCCGCCGATGGCCATCTCGGCGGCGCGCTCTTCGGCCTGGGCGGCAACCCATCCGAGGCGCCGTTCCTGACCGGCAAGCTCGCGCGCGCCCTGCCACCCGGCAAGTACCATATCGAAACGGCGCCGCTCACAGCCAACCGGCTGGCACTCGGCTATGGTCTCGGCTCCTATCGCTTCGAGCGTTACAAGTCGGCAAAGGGCGAGCCGCCGACCTTGCTCATCCCGACCGATGCCGATGCTGCCGATATCAAGCGTCAGCTCGCCGGCGTCTTCCTTGCCCGCGACCTCATCAACACGCCGACCAACGACATGGGCCCTGAGGCGCTGGAAGCAGCATTCCGCGCACTTGCGACGCACTACAAGGCGGATGTCTCGGTGATATCGGGCGAGGCTCTTCTGACGCAGAACTTCCCGCTTGTTCACACGGTCGGCCGTGCGAGCGCAGAAGCGCCGCGTCTTCTTGAACTGCGCTGGGGCAAGAAGGGCCACAAGAAAGTGACGCTGGTCGGCAAGGGCGTCTGCTTCGACACCGGCGGCCTCGACATCAAGCCCGCTTCCTCAATGCTGCTAATGAAGAAGGACATGGGCGGTGCCGCCAACGTCATGGGCCTCGCGCTGATGATCATGGATGCAAAGCTCAAGGTCGATCTGCGCGTCATCATCCCCGTCGTCGAGAACTCGATCTCCGCCAATGCCTTCCGGCCGGGCGACATCTATCGCAGCCGCAAGGGCCTGACGGTGCAGATCGACAACACCGATGCCGAAGGCCGTCTCATTCTTGCCGATGCGCTCGCCTATGCCGACGAGGAAAAGAACGAGCTGCTTGTCGATATGGCAACGCTGACCGGTGCCGCCCGCGTTGCACTCGGTCCCGACCTGCCGCCGTTCTTCACCGACGACGCCGAGCTGGCGCAGGATCTCTCTGAGGCGAGCCTCAGCGTCGACGATCCGATGTGGCGCATGCCTCTGCACATGGGCTACGACAAGGACGTCTCCGCGCGCATTGCCGACCTGACGAACGCGCCTTCGGGCGGCATGGCAGGTTCGATCACCGCAGCGCTCTTCCTCAAGCGCTTCGTCACCAACACCAAAAGCTGGGTGCATTTCGATATCTTCGGGTGGGCCCAGTCCGAGCGGCCGCATTCGCCTGTTGGCGGTGAGGCTCAGGCTATTCGCGCGCTCTATCAGCATATCGGGCGGATCGCCAAGTGA
- a CDS encoding MarR family transcriptional regulator, whose protein sequence is MPVELTPSQALGLWHMVSLEQVRVDGRDLTLRQMAILLQIYLVPPPHTVRGLAATLGVTKPVITRALDTMGALGLVDRARDDRDRRNVVIKRTVDGALYLEKFGDLIIDQGRKQPK, encoded by the coding sequence TTGCCGGTCGAGCTTACGCCCTCCCAGGCCCTCGGGCTCTGGCACATGGTATCGTTGGAACAGGTGCGGGTGGACGGTCGCGATCTGACGCTGCGCCAGATGGCGATCCTCTTGCAGATCTATCTCGTGCCGCCGCCCCACACCGTTCGTGGCCTTGCCGCAACCCTTGGCGTCACCAAGCCGGTGATCACGCGAGCACTCGATACCATGGGCGCCCTCGGCCTTGTCGACCGCGCCCGCGACGACCGCGATCGGCGCAACGTGGTCATCAAAAGGACAGTCGACGGTGCTCTCTATCTTGAAAAATTCGGCGATCTGATCATTGATCAGGGCCGCAAACAGCCTAAGTGA
- a CDS encoding extracellular solute-binding protein, translated as MPNFCRTVKPGLAASLLTAALLLLPPASNAEEQPVWRNGTSSIGEPKHKDGFARFDYVNPDAPKGGELRLSENGTFDTFNPILAKGEAATGVSSLVFDTLLKTAEDEITTAYGLLAEGVSYPDDISSATFRLRAEAKWADGTPVTPEDVIFSLNMAKEHNPLQSNYYRHVVSAEKTGERDITFRFDEKNNHELPNILGQFPIVPKHWWEGQDAKGNKRDISRTTLEPVMGSGPYKIASFQAGGSIRFELRDDYWGKNLNVNVGQYNFSTITYAFFSDRNVEFEAFRAGNVDFYRDSSASHWATAYDFPAMKDGRVIREEIENPLRATGVMQALVPNMRREKFRDQRVREALNYAFDFEDLNRNLAYNAYQRVDSYFWGTELASSKLPEGREKAILEELKDKVPAEVFTTPYVNPINGDPQKVRGNLRKALDLFKEAGYELKGNRLVNVKTGEPFGFELLLSNPSFERTVTPFINSVKKIGIDARIRTVDDSQYTNRVRSFDYDMIYGIWAQSLVPGNEQIDIWGSSSVNQPGSRNYAGIADPAIDELIRRIIFAPNREELVATTRALDRVLLSHNYVVPLFYSKAVRVAYWNHLAHPQELPYYGTGFPDVWWSKNATAK; from the coding sequence ATGCCAAACTTCTGCAGGACCGTGAAACCTGGCCTCGCGGCCTCGCTTCTGACAGCAGCGCTTCTTCTCCTTCCCCCTGCATCGAATGCCGAAGAACAGCCCGTCTGGCGCAATGGTACGTCGTCGATCGGTGAGCCAAAACATAAGGATGGCTTCGCCCGCTTCGACTACGTCAATCCGGACGCACCGAAAGGCGGCGAGCTGCGGCTCTCGGAAAACGGCACGTTTGACACGTTCAACCCCATCCTCGCCAAGGGCGAAGCGGCGACCGGCGTTTCGTCCCTGGTCTTCGATACGCTGTTGAAAACCGCCGAGGATGAAATCACCACCGCATACGGCCTGCTTGCCGAGGGCGTCTCCTATCCCGACGATATCTCGTCTGCCACTTTTCGCCTGCGTGCGGAGGCCAAGTGGGCCGACGGAACGCCGGTGACCCCGGAGGATGTCATCTTCTCCCTCAACATGGCGAAGGAGCACAATCCACTCCAGTCCAACTATTACCGCCACGTGGTTTCAGCGGAAAAGACCGGCGAGCGCGATATCACCTTCCGCTTTGACGAGAAGAACAACCACGAACTGCCGAACATTCTCGGCCAGTTCCCGATCGTTCCGAAGCACTGGTGGGAGGGGCAGGACGCCAAGGGCAACAAGCGCGATATCTCCCGCACAACGCTGGAACCGGTGATGGGCTCCGGCCCCTACAAGATCGCCTCTTTCCAGGCGGGTGGCTCGATCCGCTTCGAGCTCAGGGACGACTATTGGGGCAAGAACCTCAACGTCAATGTCGGACAATACAATTTCAGCACGATCACCTATGCCTTCTTTAGCGACAGAAACGTGGAATTCGAGGCTTTTCGCGCCGGCAACGTCGATTTCTACCGAGACAGCAGCGCGAGCCATTGGGCGACCGCCTACGACTTTCCGGCCATGAAGGACGGCCGTGTGATCCGCGAGGAGATCGAGAATCCGCTGCGCGCAACCGGGGTCATGCAGGCGCTGGTGCCGAACATGCGCCGCGAGAAGTTTAGGGATCAGCGGGTGCGCGAGGCGCTGAACTACGCCTTCGACTTCGAGGATCTCAACCGCAATCTCGCCTACAACGCCTATCAGCGTGTCGACAGCTATTTCTGGGGCACCGAGCTTGCCTCCTCCAAGCTTCCCGAGGGCCGCGAAAAGGCAATCCTGGAGGAGCTGAAGGACAAGGTTCCGGCCGAAGTCTTCACCACGCCCTATGTGAACCCCATCAACGGCGACCCGCAGAAGGTGCGCGGCAACTTGCGCAAGGCGCTCGACCTGTTCAAGGAGGCGGGCTACGAGCTCAAGGGCAACCGGTTGGTCAACGTCAAGACCGGCGAACCCTTCGGCTTCGAGCTGCTTCTGTCCAACCCGTCCTTCGAGCGCACGGTCACGCCATTCATTAACAGCGTCAAGAAAATCGGCATCGATGCCCGCATCCGCACCGTCGACGATTCGCAATACACCAATCGCGTCAGAAGCTTCGACTATGACATGATCTATGGCATCTGGGCGCAGTCCCTGGTGCCAGGAAACGAACAGATCGACATTTGGGGCTCGAGCTCGGTCAACCAGCCGGGATCGAGAAACTATGCCGGCATTGCCGATCCAGCGATCGACGAGCTGATCCGAAGGATCATCTTCGCGCCGAACCGCGAGGAACTGGTTGCGACGACACGGGCGCTCGACCGCGTTCTCCTCTCCCATAACTATGTCGTGCCGCTCTTCTATTCCAAGGCGGTCCGCGTGGCCTATTGGAACCACCTCGCCCATCCGCAGGAGCTGCCCTATTACGGCACCGGCTTCCCGGATGTCTGGTGGTCGAAAAACGCCACGGCCAAATGA
- a CDS encoding ABC transporter permease has product MSTVTTAPTQVAAPPRGWLSPVNKRRWQNFKANRRGYWSLWLFLLLFVLSLFAEFIANDKPIIASYKGEILFPAVVNYPEEKFGGFLAETDYRSDYIRDEIEGNGWMIWPPIRYSYQTVNSNIPHSAPTKPFWLMSTKERCSAYPEGTADRNCIAGNLNWLGTDDQARDVTARMIYGFRISVLFGLVLTIASAIIGVTAGAVQGYFGGWTDLLMQRFIEIWSSMPVLYILLIIAAILPPGFFILLGIMLLFSWVGFVGVVRAEFLRARNFEYVNAARALGVGNGTIMYRHLLPNAMVATLTFLPFILSGSITTLTSLDFLGFGMPPGSPSLGEMIAQGKSNLQAPWLGLTAFCVMSVMLSLLIFVGEATRDAFDPRKTFR; this is encoded by the coding sequence ATGAGCACCGTAACCACTGCCCCCACCCAGGTTGCCGCCCCGCCGCGTGGCTGGCTGTCGCCGGTCAACAAGCGGCGCTGGCAGAACTTCAAGGCGAACCGGCGCGGCTACTGGTCGCTCTGGCTGTTCCTTCTGCTGTTCGTGCTCAGCCTGTTTGCCGAATTCATCGCCAACGACAAGCCGATCATCGCCTCCTACAAGGGCGAGATCCTGTTTCCTGCGGTGGTCAACTATCCGGAGGAGAAGTTCGGCGGCTTCCTTGCCGAGACCGACTATCGCTCCGACTACATTCGCGACGAGATCGAGGGCAACGGCTGGATGATCTGGCCGCCGATCCGCTACTCCTACCAGACGGTCAACTCGAACATTCCGCATTCGGCGCCGACAAAGCCCTTCTGGCTGATGAGCACGAAGGAACGCTGCTCGGCCTATCCGGAAGGCACCGCCGACCGCAACTGCATTGCCGGCAACCTCAACTGGCTCGGCACCGACGACCAGGCGCGCGACGTGACGGCGCGCATGATCTACGGCTTCCGCATCTCGGTGCTCTTCGGGCTGGTACTCACCATCGCCTCCGCGATCATCGGCGTGACGGCCGGCGCAGTGCAGGGCTATTTCGGCGGCTGGACCGACCTCTTGATGCAGCGCTTCATCGAGATCTGGTCGTCGATGCCGGTGCTCTACATTCTCTTGATCATCGCCGCGATCCTGCCGCCGGGCTTCTTCATCCTGCTCGGCATCATGCTCTTGTTTTCCTGGGTCGGCTTTGTCGGCGTCGTGCGCGCCGAGTTCCTGCGGGCACGCAACTTCGAATATGTGAATGCAGCGCGCGCGCTTGGCGTCGGCAACGGCACGATCATGTACCGTCACCTGCTGCCGAACGCGATGGTGGCGACCCTGACCTTCCTGCCGTTCATCCTTTCTGGCTCGATCACCACGCTGACCTCGCTCGACTTCCTCGGCTTCGGCATGCCGCCGGGCTCGCCTTCCCTTGGCGAGATGATCGCGCAGGGCAAATCCAATCTGCAGGCGCCCTGGCTCGGGCTGACGGCCTTCTGCGTCATGTCGGTGATGCTGTCGCTGCTGATCTTCGTCGGCGAAGCGACCCGCGATGCCTTCGACCCGAGAAAGACATTCCGGTGA